From Uloborus diversus isolate 005 chromosome 8, Udiv.v.3.1, whole genome shotgun sequence, a single genomic window includes:
- the LOC129227871 gene encoding zinc finger protein 227-like gives MEKHPELFIEEKPSCGSSSEDCYTQEPEDTKSDKNLPIVEAPEKISTISPELVDPYTELKKKRVIPCEICGKMFSTSTCLKTHMRIHSAEKSYTCQHCAKVFATEWNLKIHSRVHSGEKPFACEFCSKTFSQSSSLKQHVRCHTGEKPYSCQLCSKSFAQSSQWRRHLQIHTGEKPHSCKYCSTSFAHLTSLHNHLKRHTGDKPYSCEICSRSFTRFETMKSHVRVHTGEKPFACETCSRSFPDKARLKEHLKIYSDRKPSSHLSNKGTKKAYTCEICSRSLCSASQKVRHMRSHTGEKPFSCKVCAAAFSDMSNLKQHVRIHTGEKPYACVLCSKTFAMSSNLKVHLRVHTGEKPYACKVCSKTFPSVSNLNGHSRVHESKNLDSSET, from the coding sequence ATGGAAAAACATCCCGAACTATTCATTGAAGAGAAACCCTCTTGTGGATCAAGTAGCGAAGATTGCTACACTCAAGAACCAGAAGATACAAAATCAGATAAGAATCTCCCCATAGTTGAAGCGCCTGAAAAAATATCTACAATATCTCCAGAATTAGTTGATCCTTATAcagaattgaaaaagaaaagagtaaTTCCTTGCGAGATTTGCGGAAAGATGTTTTCAACCTCTACTTGCCTGAAAACTCATATGAGAATCCACAGTGCTGAAAAGTCATATACTTGTCAACATTGCGCAAAGGTTTTCGCCACGGAATGGAACTTGAAGATACATTCAAGAGTTCACTCTGGTGAAAAACCATTTGCTTGTGAATTTTGTTCAAAGACGTTTTCTCAGTCGTCCTCTTTGAAACAGCACGTAAGGTGTCATACCGGCGAAAAGCCATACTCTTGTCAACTTTGTTCAAAGTCGTTTGCGCAATCTTCGCAGTGGAGGAGGCATTTGCAgatccatactggcgagaaaccacaTTCGTGTAAGTACTGTTCAACTTCGTTTGCTCATTTGACGTCTCTGCACAATCATTTAAAACGCCACACCGGCGACAAGCCATACTCTTGCGAAATTTGTTCAAGGAGCTTTACTCGTTTTGAAACAATGAAAAGTCACGTGAGggttcatactggtgaaaaaccctTTGCTTGTGAAACCTGTTCTCGTTCGTTTCCTGACAAGGCAAGACTTAAAGAGCATTTGAAAATCTATTCTGACAGAAAACCGTCTTCACATTTGAGTAACAAGGGAACGAAAAAAGCGTATACTTGCGAAATATGTTCAAGGTCACTTTGTAGTGCCTCACAAAAGGTTCGGCATATGAGGAGtcatactggagaaaagccattTTCTTGTAAGGTCTGCGCTGCTGCATTTTCGGATATGTCAAATTTGAAACAACATGTCAGGATCCATACGGGGGAAAAGCCATACGCTTGTGTACTCTGCTCAAAGACTTTTGCTATGTCGTCAAATCTAAAAGTTCATTTGCGGgttcatactggagaaaaaccataCGCATGTAAAGTTTGTTCCAAGACCTTTCCTAGTGTGTCAAATCTTAATGGTCATTCCAGAGTCCATGAAAGCAAAAATTTAGACTCTTCTGAAACttga